The DNA region TGCTGGCACGTAGTTGGCCGGTCCTTCTTCTGTACCTACCGTCACTCACGCTTCGTCGGTACTGAAAGAGGTTTACAACCCGAAGGCCGTCATCCCCCACGCGGCGTTGCTGGATCAGGCTTCCGCCCATTGTCCAATATTCCCCACTGCTGCCTCCCGTAGGAGTCTGGGCCGTGTCTCAGTCCCAGTGTGACCGGTCACCCTCTCAGGCCGGCTACCCGTCAAAGCCTTGGTAGGCCATTACCCCACCAACAAGCTGATAGGCCGCGAGCACATCCCTGGCCGAAAAAACTTTCCACAACCACCCCATGCAGGGAGCTGTCATATCCGGTATTAATTTCGGTTTCCCGAAGCTATCCCAGAGCCAGAGGCAGATTACTCACGTGTTACTCACCCGTTCGCCGCTCGAGTACCCCCGAAAGGGCCTTTCCGCTCGACTTGCATGTGTTAAGCACGCCGCCAGCGTTCGTCCTGAGCCAGGATCAAACTCTCCATAAGAAAACTCGATACCCAGCAACACAACAACTGACAAAAACATCAATCATCGATCTGCCGAAAACCACACACCCACCAACCAAAAGCCGGCAGGCGCGCACAAACAAAATTCACAACAAACCATAACTTGCATGACACACTGTTGAGTTCTCAAACATCACACGCAGCGAAGATCCCCGTCTCCGGATCACTTCGCGCCAGCAGGCCCGAACACTGCCACGAAGAACCGATCTGTACCAAACCCACAAGGCTTGCTTTTCGGATCGGCCCCGACGACAACGAAGGACCAACCGCCTACCAGGGCCGGAAACCCGCCAGGAAGAACCCTGACTTGCTCCCCGCCGCCCCGCGGCGACAGAGAGAACATTACAGACCCGCCCTGGACCACACAAATCCGGGCGCAGTGATCGCACCCACACGGGTCTCCGCATCGATCGGAGCGGTCCCGCGGCTACTGCACGCGCACGCCGGCGTACCGCTTCTTGCCGCGGCGCAGCACCAGCCAACTCCCGTCGATCAGGTCCTCACTCGCCGGGACGTGGGCGGGATCGTCGATGCGGACGTTGTTCAGGTAGGCGCCGCCCTCGCTCACCGCGCGCCGGGCCTCACCCTTGGACTTGGTGAGCCCGGTGAGGGTCAGCAGATCGGTGACGTCCGGAATCCCGGCGGCGTCCACGTCGATCGTCCCGGCGCCGGCCAGCGCAGCGCCGATCGTCGCAGCGGAGAGCTGGGTGATGTCGCCGCCGCCGAACAGTGCACGCGCAGCCGCCTTGGCCTGCTCGGTCTCCTCGCTTCCGTGCACCAGGGTGGTCACCTCGTCGGCCAGCACCTGCTGGGCCTCCCGCAGGAACGGCTTCTCCGCGTGGCGGGCCTCGAGTGCCTCGATCTCGTCGCGGGGCAGGAAGGTGAAGATGCGCAGCAGCTCCCCGATCTTCTCGTCCTCGACGTTCAGCCAGAACTGGTGGAACGCGTACGGCGCCAACATCTCCGGGTCGAGCCACAGCGCCCCGCCCTCGGTCTTGCCGTACTTGGTGCCGTCGGACTTGGTCAGCAGCGGCGTCGCGAAGGCGTGGGCCTTGCCTCCCACCGAACGCCGGATCAGCTCCGCTCCCGCGGTGAGGTTGCCCCACTGGTCCGAACCGCCGAACTGCAGCGAGACCCCGTGGTCGCGGTAGAGGGTCAGGAAGTCCAGCGACTGCAGCAGCACGTAGCTGAACTCGGTGTAGCTGATCCCCGACTCCAGCCGGCGGCTGACCACGTCGCGCGCCAACATCCGGTTCACCGGGAAGTGCTTGCCGACGTCGCGGAGGAACTCGATCGTGGACAGCCCGGCCGTCCAGTCGAGGTTGTTGACCATCGTCGCCGCGTTGTCGCCGTCGAAGGAGAGGAACGGCTCGATCTGCGAGCGCACGCGCTGGACCCACTCGGCGACGGTCTCCGCCGGGTTGAGCGTCCGCTCGCCGCTGTCGCGCGGGTCGCCGATCATCCCGGTGGCCCCACCGACCAGGGCGTACGGCGTGTGTCCGGCCAACTGGAGGCGCCGCGCGGTGAGCACCTGCACCAGGTGACCCATGTGCAGGCTCGGGGCGGTCGGGTCGAACCCCACGTAGAAGCGGACACTGCCCTCGCTCACCGCGGCGCGCAGCGCCTCGCGGTCCGTGGACTCGGCGATGAGACCACGCCACTCCAGGTCGTCGAGAAGGGTCGGGTCGACAGACAACGGTCAGCCTTTCGGTCGTGCACTCGTTCGATGTTCCGAGCGGGACGGTCGGAACCACCACAAGGATAGGGTGGCCGCGCCATGACCAACCGGACAGTCGGGGAGCGGTACACGCTCGAACGTGAGATCGGGCGCGGCGGCAGCGGCCCGGTCTGGCTCGCGCACGACGAGCTCCTGGGTCGTCGCGTTGCCCTGAAGCGGATCGGACTGCCGCCCGGCGCGGCCGATGCCGACACGGTGCGGGCCGAGCGCGAGGCGCGGCTCGCCGCCCGGGTCAACCATCCCCACGTGGTGGCGGTCTTCGACCTGGTGGCCACCTCGGACGACCACTGGCTGGTGATGGAGTACGTCGAGGGGAGCACGCTGGCGGAGCGGATCCGCGAGCACGGGCCACTCACCCCGGATCAGGCCGCGCCACTCCTGCGGGACGTCGCCGAAGCACTCGCCGCCGCGCACGCCGCCGACATCGTGCACCGCGACGTCAAGCCGTCGAACATCCTCATCGCCGCCGAGGGCAACGTGAAGCTGTCCGACTTCGGGATCGCACGGGCCATCGCCGACGTCTCGCTGACCCAGACCGGTCTGGTCACCGGCTCACCGGCCTACCTCGCCCCGGAGGTGGCGTCCGGGTCCAGCGCCACGCCGGCCAGCGACGTCTGGTCGTTCGGCGCGACGCTCTTCCACACGCTCGACGGCGCACCGCCGTACGACGTCGCGGACAACCTGGTCGGTGCGCTGTACCGGATCGTGCACGAGGAGCCGCCGCGCTGCGACCGGGCCGACTGGCTCGCGCCCCTGCTGACCGCCACCATGACCAAGGATGCCGCGGCGCGACCCGACATGGGCGCGGTCGTGACCTACCTGCGGCACCACGGTGCCGCTCCCCTGGTCGCTCCGCCCATGGCGCACCGTCGACGGCCGCCCCGTCGCCGAGGACCCGGCGACCTCCACCCGGACGCTCGCCGCGACGACGCCGTCCCGGCGACGCCGGCGGTCGGGAGCAGCCCTGGCCGGCGCCGTTGCGGTGGCGGTGCTGGCCGTGCTCGGCATCGGGCTGCTGCTGCTCACGCGCGACGGCGGCGACAGCACGGCCGGGGACGGCGGCAGCCCGGCTCCGGGGAACGTGGAGCCGAGCACCCCGGAGGCCAGCCGGAGCAGCACATCTCCCGGCGCCCCCACCGCGGAGGAGCTGGAGGAGTTCGCCCGCACCTACGTCGCGACGGCGAGCGCGGACCCGGATGCCGGGTTCGACTACCTCACCGAGGAGTACCAGGCCGCCAGCCCCGACTACCGCCAGTTCTGGGGCTCGATCAAGAACCCCCGGATCAGCGAGGTGAGCGGCGATCCCGACGCGATGACGGCCACCTACACCTACAGCTACTCCCAGCCCGGCCAGGGCAGGAGATCCGAGGTGGTCACCCTGAACCTCGTCCAGAGCGACGACGGCCTGCGGATCGCGTCCGCGTCGGCCGCACCGGCCGGCTGACGCATGACGTTCCCGCCAGCGGGCCTGCTCCGGGCCCGCGCCGCCTGGTCGCGCCGCCGGGCGGCGCACGAACTGCGACGTGGTCGACGCCGGATGCCGGCACCGCCGGTGGCGGCCGGGGGCACCGATCACGACCTCCCACCCGGCTGGTTCGTGAACCCCGTCACCGAGGGCGCCGACCCGTTCGTGATCCGCGACGCGGGCTCGTACCTGTGGGTCCAGAGCATCGGCGACCGGGCCATCGCGGTCAGCCGCTCGGACCGCCTGACCTCGACCGGCGAGGGACGCGTGGTCTGGTCCGCCCCGCCGGCCGGTCCGGCGTCCGCCGAGGTCTGGGCCCCGAGCTGGCACGTCTGGACGGGCGCTGGCACATCCACTTCGCCGCCTCCGACGGGGACAACCGCAACCACCGGGCGTTCGTCCTGGTCGCCGAGACCGATGACCCGCTCGGCGACTACACCCTGCACGGGCCGATGGCGACCGGCGACGCGAGCGGCGGTGCGCAATGGGCGATCGACATGACCGTGCTCGAGCACGGCGCCGGTCACTTCGCGATCTGGTCGGGCTGGCCCGACGCCTCCGACCCGACCCAGCACCTCTACCTCGCCGCGATGGCGTCGCCGACCCGGCTCGCCGGGCCACGGGTGCGGATCAGCGATGCCGACGACCACCCCTGGGAGCGGATCGACCCGGACCGTCCCGGTGGACTGAACGAGGCTCCCCAGGTCGTCCGGCGTGACGGTCGGACGTTCGTGCTCTACTCCGCGAGCCACGCCCTGCACGCGTCGTACCGGATGGGGCTGATCGAGCTCGTCGGTGCCGACCCACTCGACCCGGACAGCTGGCGCAAGCATCCGCTCCCCGTGTTCGAGCCGACCCCCGCGACCCCCGGGGTCGGCCACGGCACGGTCGTCGGGGCCGGCCCGGAGAGCTGGTTGGTCTTCCACCGGAAGGTCGACCCCGACACCGGCTTCCGGCGCGCGGTCCACGTGGAGCCGATCGAGTGGCAGGAGGACGGGTGGCCGCTGCTCGGCGAGCCCACCCCGACGGGCACCCCGCTCCCCCAGCCGGCCGGCACGCCGCGCACAACGGTCACGGAGCAGCGATCCTGGGACTTCCCGGGCGCCCCGACGGGTCGGGCCTTCGACTACTACGGGCACCACCAACTGCTCGCCGAGGAGCCCGACGGGCTGCACCTCGGGCTGGTACCACCCGCCCCGGTCAACGCCTACCGCAGCGCGGAGAAGCTGGTGCTGCGCGACGGCGCCTACAGCGACGTCGCGGTCCGAGCCACGGTCGACGTCCGCGGCCGTCGCGGCACCGTCGGACTGCTGCTGCGCGTCACGGCGCCCGCGGTCGGGCCGGCGGCACAGCGCGGCTACCTCCTCGGGTACGACGCCGACTCGGCCGCCCTGGTCATCCTCCGCACCGACGGCCGGTCGGCGCGGCTGCTGGCCCGTCGACCGGTCCCGGAGCCCCCGACGGGCCGGTTCCGGCTGGTCGCGGTCGCGGTCGGCGACCGCCTCACCGTCTCGCTCACCAGTGAGGACCGGCGGCCGGCCGGCGTACCCACGACGCTGCGGGCCCGGGACGAGCGGTATCGCTGCGGCAGCATCGGGGTGCGGGTGGACAGCGGGCACGCCGTGGTGACCCGGCTCGCCGTCGAGCCGGTCGCCGGCTCCGCCGAGGCCGGCAGCGCGGCGATGGTCGACGTGTGAGGCTGCGCACGGCATCCTCGTGACATGAGCACCACGCCGGAGCCCCTGGAAGCGCTCGACGAGACCTGGGACCGCGCGCTGTGCGTGGTCGCCCACCCCGACGACATGGAGTTCGGCGCGGCCGCTGCGGTGGCCCGCTGGACCGGGCAGGGCAAGACGGTCGTCTACTGCATGGTGACCAGCGGCGAGGCCGGCATCGACGGGATGCACCCCGACGAGTGCCGCGAGGTCCGCGAGGCCGAGCAGATCGAGTCGGCCCGCGTGGTGGGCGTCGACCGGGTCGACTTCCTGCACGAGCCGGACGGCGTCGTGGAGTACGGGGTGCCGCTGCGCCGGCTGATCGCCGCGCAGGTGCGACGGCACCGGCCCGACATCGTGATCACGGGCAACTTCCGGGACACCTGGGGCGGCACCAACCTGAACCAGGCCGATCACATCGCCGTGGGACGTGCGGTGGTCGACGCCGTGCGGGACGCCGGCAACCGCTGGGTGTTCACCGAGCAGGTCACCGACGGCCTCGAGCCCTGGCCTGGGGTGCGGGCGGTGTGGGCCTTCGGCTCGCCGCAGGCCGCTCACGCGGTCGACACCACCGACACTTTCGACGCCGGGGTCGCCTCGTTGGAGGCGCACCGGGCCTACATCGACGGACTGGGGTGGGAGGACTGGGACCCCCGTGAGTTCCTCGAGGGGCTCGGCCGTGGCGCGGGCAGTCGGCTCGGGGTGGCGATGGCGGCACCCTTCGAGGTGTTCCCGATGGGCTGGGGCGACTGAGCAGGTCCGCGCGGACCCTCAGTCGACCGCGAGCTCGACCCGGTTGCGACCGCCGCGCTTGGCGGCGTAGAGCGCCCGGTCGGCGGCGCCCACCAGGGACGCCGGGTCCCGTGCGTCGTCGAGCGCGGCGACACCGGCCGACAGGCTGACCGGCGACTCCGAAGCCCAGGGGAAGCTCCCCGCCACCCGTGCCCGCAGTCGCTCGGCGAGGGTGCGGGCAGCGGTCGCGTCGGTCTCCGGCATCAGCACGCACAGCTCCTCACCGCCGTAGCGGTAGGCGGTGTCGGTGTCGCGCAGCTCGGCCGCCATCAGTGCCGCGACGTCCTGGAGCACCTCGTCCCCACGCGAGTGCCCGTAGGTGTCGTTGATCCGCTTGAAGTGGTCGAGGTCGATCATCACCATGCTCAACGGCCGGTGGTAGCGGACCGCGCGGGCCACGTTGTCCGCGAGGTCCTCGTCGAACTGGCGCCGGTTGGCCAGCCCGGTCAGCGCGTCCCGGCGGGAACGCTCCTCGACCTCGCCGTGCAGCCGCGCGGACTGCAGTGCCGA from Nocardioides sambongensis includes:
- a CDS encoding family 43 glycosylhydrolase, with the protein product MGPEHRRPGHRGQPLGPPDLDRRGTRGLVRPAGRSGVRRGLGPELARLDGRWHIHFAASDGDNRNHRAFVLVAETDDPLGDYTLHGPMATGDASGGAQWAIDMTVLEHGAGHFAIWSGWPDASDPTQHLYLAAMASPTRLAGPRVRISDADDHPWERIDPDRPGGLNEAPQVVRRDGRTFVLYSASHALHASYRMGLIELVGADPLDPDSWRKHPLPVFEPTPATPGVGHGTVVGAGPESWLVFHRKVDPDTGFRRAVHVEPIEWQEDGWPLLGEPTPTGTPLPQPAGTPRTTVTEQRSWDFPGAPTGRAFDYYGHHQLLAEEPDGLHLGLVPPAPVNAYRSAEKLVLRDGAYSDVAVRATVDVRGRRGTVGLLLRVTAPAVGPAAQRGYLLGYDADSAALVILRTDGRSARLLARRPVPEPPTGRFRLVAVAVGDRLTVSLTSEDRRPAGVPTTLRARDERYRCGSIGVRVDSGHAVVTRLAVEPVAGSAEAGSAAMVDV
- the tyrS gene encoding tyrosine--tRNA ligase, translated to MSVDPTLLDDLEWRGLIAESTDREALRAAVSEGSVRFYVGFDPTAPSLHMGHLVQVLTARRLQLAGHTPYALVGGATGMIGDPRDSGERTLNPAETVAEWVQRVRSQIEPFLSFDGDNAATMVNNLDWTAGLSTIEFLRDVGKHFPVNRMLARDVVSRRLESGISYTEFSYVLLQSLDFLTLYRDHGVSLQFGGSDQWGNLTAGAELIRRSVGGKAHAFATPLLTKSDGTKYGKTEGGALWLDPEMLAPYAFHQFWLNVEDEKIGELLRIFTFLPRDEIEALEARHAEKPFLREAQQVLADEVTTLVHGSEETEQAKAAARALFGGGDITQLSAATIGAALAGAGTIDVDAAGIPDVTDLLTLTGLTKSKGEARRAVSEGGAYLNNVRIDDPAHVPASEDLIDGSWLVLRRGKKRYAGVRVQ
- a CDS encoding PIG-L deacetylase family protein is translated as MSTTPEPLEALDETWDRALCVVAHPDDMEFGAAAAVARWTGQGKTVVYCMVTSGEAGIDGMHPDECREVREAEQIESARVVGVDRVDFLHEPDGVVEYGVPLRRLIAAQVRRHRPDIVITGNFRDTWGGTNLNQADHIAVGRAVVDAVRDAGNRWVFTEQVTDGLEPWPGVRAVWAFGSPQAAHAVDTTDTFDAGVASLEAHRAYIDGLGWEDWDPREFLEGLGRGAGSRLGVAMAAPFEVFPMGWGD